One part of the Haliotis asinina isolate JCU_RB_2024 chromosome 2, JCU_Hal_asi_v2, whole genome shotgun sequence genome encodes these proteins:
- the LOC137274280 gene encoding uncharacterized protein encodes MAQPEGQGAKGQRAPDSDNFFEIVENLTEVTTIPLESTSTGGKSNSMQGFRSETEGVKRKAASHRELDPAGEKQSPLDAILRSLLASQQAQSHTMAQISTALAKISNSAEKAEQDRESASGGLNKNKHGGAQEMEEGETSDEDEMDMLIHRCLDQGEETQTDDETDDFNSLMKDMTEFFGEEDKTGPVINSDLARSINDGLTKTPNLEKLKAIMEAYKRPKNLEYLMSPRVNAVIWHEARAMTRSKDINLQRIQNLLDKATTPVIQMMDSLMSAVVHKKDIDPKELLGKTKDAVRMLVGLHSDINNTRRENFKPDLRGPYKRLCSVDTVATTNLFGDDLPKNIKDITECKELSNKLHSSEKQNRSFTAPSPSPRGHGGAHHGNRFRPYDSPYRGHKKGGFTKGKGQSSHSGTYGPTGRHNQGPFLGKRPTGSPWKKGDQRKQ; translated from the coding sequence ATGGCGCAGCCAGAGGGGCAAGGGGCCAAGGGCCAGCGTGCACCCGATTctgacaatttctttgaaattgtGGAAAACCTCACGGAGGTTACCACCATTCCTTTGGAGAGTACGTCCACGGGAGGAAAGTCAAACTCTATGCAAGGTTTCCGGAGTGAAACTGAGGGGGTCAAGAGGAAAGCCGCATCTCATAGAGAACTTGACCCCGCGGGGGAGAAACAGTCCCCCCTTGATGCCATTTTGCGCTCGCTACTTGCAAGCCAGCAGGCCCAGTCACACACCATGGCTCAGATCAGCACAGCGTTGGCTAAAATTAGCAACAGCGCGGAGAAGGCCGAACAAGACCGAGAATCGGCGAGTGGCGgtctaaacaaaaacaaacatggcggcgCCCAGGAAATGGAGGAGGGTGAAACGTCCGACGAGGATGAAATGGACATGTTGATACACAGGTGCCTTGATCAAGGGGAGGAGACGCAGACCGATGATGAGACCGACGATTTTAATAGTCTCATGAAAGACATGACGGAGTTTTTCGGGGAAGAAGATAAAACAGGGCCTGTGATTAACAGCGACTTAGCTAGGTCTATCAATGATGGGCTCACTAAAACCCCGAACTTGGAAAAACTCAAAGCCATTATGGAAGCTTACAAACGCCCTAAAAACCTGGAATACTTGATGTCACCCCGCGTTAATGCCGTGATTTGGCATGAGGCGAGAGCTATGACCAGGTCCAAAGACATTAACCTGCAACGGATTCAAAATCTGCTGGACAAGGCCACTACTCCGGTTATTCAAATGATGGACTCCCTTATGTCGGCAGTTGTTCACAAGAAGGACATTGACCCTAAAGAACTCCTGGGGAAAACCAAGGATGCTGTTAGAATGTTGGTGGGCCTACATAGTGATATCAACAACACAAGGCGAGAGAATTTTAAGCCAGACCTTCGTGGGCCTTATAAACGGTTGTGCTCAGTGGATACAGTGGCAACTACAAACTTGTTTGGAGATGACCTCCCAAAGAACATAAAGGACATAACAGAGTGCAAAGAACTGAGTAACAAATTACATAGCTCTGAGAAGCAAAATAGGAGTTTTACTGCTCCATCACCCTCTCCACGTGGACATGGCGGAGCCCACCATGGAAACAGATTCAGGCCTTATGACTCACCTTATAGAGGACATAAGAAAGGTGGTTTTACTAAAGGTAAAGGTCAGTCCTCTCACTCAGGCACATATGGACCTACAGGCCGGCACAACCAAGGACCTTTTTTAGGCAAGCGACCGACAGGGTCACCATGGAAAAAAGGGGACCAGCGGAAACAGTAG
- the LOC137274281 gene encoding uncharacterized protein — protein MDNQRPEHPSMMQSEQSSLEDIPASALEPTLMVTDDIHQESKAAQMFFESLLQSSRSQLLSDCYMSSGEVSWMDQQIGVSDDGPVSDNMPGVGIRSSVPSDAGTNSVVMRPVVANVPGTDTAVVQSAMHGSIVMKSEMPSDTGTDSVIMRPVMPSILGTDNIVVQSVTPQVSCVVISHSTTTCVTSNVISQSVTSHPVAVTGSNSSSGSSVSPKKRSRREQSGTDIDSRDGHVSGRQSHGEVRISGRQSQCDERLSGRQSRCESHVSGRQSQCESRMSGRQSQCESRMSGRESQCDDRMDAYSDGGSSCVSSSQEKRDGVDTGSSSRRRGSHISEGGRRSRERSESEGDTVADITMLNSFTSDETRRQMTGSVTPDTSDVGFQPSMLDAVLTEKKMALLRSPEVRQFLFNLQSQKAREQMQLHISPNTTKGDNPS, from the exons ATGGACAACCAGAGACCGGAGCACCCATCCATGATGCAAAGTGAGCAGTCAAGCCTTGAGGACATCCCAGCCTCAGCTCTGGAACCAACACTCATGGTGACAGATGACATTCATCAGGAGAGTAAAGCAGCACAAATGTTTTTTGAGAGTTTACTGCAGTCATCTCGGTCACAGCTGTTGTCAGATTGTTACATGTCCTCTGGTGAGGTTAGCTGGATGGACCAACAAATTGGTGTGTCTGATGATGGGCCTGTATCAGATAATATGCCAGGTGTTGGGATAAGGTCTTCCGTGCCAAGTGATGCAGGAACTAACTCTGTTGTCATGAGGCCTGTGGTGGCAAATGTTCCAGGAACTGATACTGCTGTTGTGCAATCTGCCATGCATGGAAGTATTGTCATGAAATCTGAGATGCCAAGTGACACAGGAACTGACAGTGTCATCATGAGGCCTGTGATGCCAAGTATCCTAGGAACTGATAACATTGTTGTACAGTCTGTAACTCCTCAGGTATCGTGTGTAGTGATCAGCCACTCAACAACAACCTGTGTAACCTCTAATGTCATCAGCCAGTCAGTGACCAGTCATCCTGTTGCTGTTACAGGCAGCAACTCATCAAGTGGATCTTCTGTTTCGCCAAAGAAACGATCCCGACGGGAACAATCAGGAACTGATATAGACAGTCGTGATGGTCATGTGTCAGGCCGTCAATCACATGGTGAAGTTCGTATATCTGGTAGACAGTCACAGTGTGACGAACGTCTTTCTGGACGACAGTCACGGTGTGAGAGTCATGTGTCTGGACGTCAGTCACAGTGTGAGAGTCGTATGTCTGGGCGTCAATCACAGTGCGAGAGTCGCATGTCTGGTCGAGAGTCTCAATGTGATGATCGAATGGACGCCTACAGTGATGGTGGGAGCAGTTGTGTGTCATCCAGTCAAGAAAAGCGGGATGGTGTGGATACAGGTTCTTCTTCACGTCGTAGAGGGAGCCACATATCTGAAGGAGGTCGCAGGTCCCGTGAGAGAAGTGAGAGTGAG GGAGACACTGTGGCAGATATCACCATGTTAAACTCCTTCACATCCGACGAAACTCGACGACAGATGACAGGTTCCGTGACTCCGGACACTTCAGACGTTGGCTTCCAACCCAGTATGCTTGATGCGGTGTTGACCGAGAAGAAAATG GCACTGCTGAGGTCACCAGAAGTGCGCCAGTTCCTCTTCAACCTCCAATCACAGAAAGCCAGGGAGCAGATGCAACTTCACATTTCACCCAATAcaacaaagggagacaacccttCCTGA